A portion of the Manihot esculenta cultivar AM560-2 chromosome 2, M.esculenta_v8, whole genome shotgun sequence genome contains these proteins:
- the LOC110608644 gene encoding ABC transporter G family member 23: MATCFHPRPSTEEDSVILFSTSEESTSRSSSFRLSSPPPPPLPLPPHHHQLQIPYKLNVRNLSYTICPSGSICTFFHLVQKPKPVNILQSVSFQARSSEILAIVGPSGTGKSSLLRIVSGRVREKDFDPKSVWINDRCVSSPAQLRKICGFVAQEDNLLPLLTVKETLMYSAKFRLKEMSSKDREKRVESLMLELGLSGVADSFVGDEENRGISGGERKRVSIGVDVIHDPPILLLDEPTSGLDSTSALQVIELLSSMAKSRQRTVVLSIHQPSYRILGYIHNFVILSHGSVVHNGSLESLEETIYKQGFQIPLQLNALEFAMEIIQTLENHSNSKTCISPLEYAIWNGEGIGEAQQGIIKSKKMGNCCFFNLVEIMFLCSRFWKVIYRTKQLFLARTMQALVGGFGLASVYMKVRKDEGGVAERLGLFAFSLSFLLSSTVEALPIYLQERRVLMKETSRGAYRISSYMIANTIIFFPFLFAVAVLFSVPVYWLVGLNPSISAFTFFTFVVWIIVLMASSLVLFLSAVSPDFISGNSLICTVLGAFFLFSGYFIPKQNIPKYWMFMYYVSLYRYPLDSLLTNEYWSVRSECFSWHVEDHSQCLLTGNDVLKSRGLEKDTRWINVGIMLGFFVLYRLLCWIILARRASKTTI; this comes from the coding sequence ATGGCCACTTGTTTTCATCCGCGACCAAGCACAGAAGAGGACTCCGTTATACTCTTTTCAACTTCTGAAGAATCCACCAGCCGCTCCTCTTCTTTCCGCCTCTCTTCTCCTCCTCCGCCACCACTGCCACTGCCACCTCATCATCACCAGTTACAAATTCCTTACAAGCTTAATGTAAGAAACCTTTCCTATACCATCTGTCCTAGTGGATCAATATGTACATTTTTTCACTTGGTGCAAAAGCCTAAGCCTGTTAACATACTTCAGTCAGTTTCTTTCCAAGCAAGAAGTTCTGAAATTCTTGCCATTGTTGGCCCAAGTGGTACTGGGAAATCTAGTCTTCTTCGGATAGTATCAGGCAGAGTAAGAGAGAAAGATTTTGATCCCAAGAGTGTTTGGATAAATGATCGCTGTGTGTCTAGCCCGGCTCAGTTGAGGAAGATATGTGGATTTGTAGCACAAGAAGATAATTTGCTTCCTTTACTCACTGTGAAGGAAACTCTCATGTATAGTGCCAAGTTTAGGCTCAAAGAGATGAGTTCAAAAGATAGAGAAAAAAGGGTAGAGAGCTTGATGCTAGAGCTTGGCCTTTCAGGAGTTGCAGATAGTTTTGTGGGTGATGAAGAGAACAGAGGGATATCTGGGGGAGAAAGGAAGAGGGTATCTATTGGAGTTGATGTGATTCATGACCCACCTATTTTACTCCTTGATGAACCAACTTCAGGCCTAGATAGTACCTCAGCGCTTCAAGTGATTGAGCTACTTTCTTCTATGGCAAAATCAAGGCAAAGAACTGTGGTGTTATCAATCCACCAGCCTAGCTATAGAATTCTTGGTTATATTCACAACTTTGTGATCCTCTCTCATGGCTCGGTTGTCCACAATGGTAGCCTGGAATCATTGGAGGAAACCATTTATAAACAGGGATTCCAAATCCCGTTGCAGCTAAATGCTCTAGAGTTCGCAATGGAAATAATACAAACACttgaaaatcattcaaactccaaaacctgcATATCTCCTCTAGAATACGCCATTTGGAATGGGGAAGGAATTGGCGAAGCTCAACAAGGTATCATCAAGAGCAAAAAAATGGGTAATTGTTGTTTTTTCAATTTGGTTGAGATTATGTTTCTGTGTTCAAGATTTTGGAAGGTGATTTACAGGACAAAGCAGCTATTCTTGGCGAGAACAATGCAAGCCCTTGTTGGAGGATTTGGATTAGCCAGTGTATATATGAAAGTGAGGAAGGATGAAGGAGGAGTAGCTGAGAGATTAGGCCTATTTGCTTTTAGCCTaagttttcttctttcttcaacAGTGGAAGCACTTCCAATTTATCTTCAAGAAAGAAGAGTTCTGATGAAAGAAACCTCAAGAGGAGCTTACAGAATCTCGTCTTACATGATTGCCAACACCATAATTTTCTTCCCTTTCTTGTTTGCTGTGGCTGTGCTTTTCTCTGTACCTGTTTACTGGCTTGTAGGACTAAATCCCTCAATCTCTGCCTTCACATTCTTCACTTTCGTAGTATGGATCATAGTCTTGATGGCAAGTTCTCTGGTGCTCTTCCTCAGTGCAGTATCTCCCGACTTCATTTCAGGGAACTCTCTGATCTGCACAGTTCTTGGAGCTTTCTTCCTCTTCTCAGGCTACTTCATTCCAAAACAGAACATCCCAAAATATTGGATGTTCATGTACTATGTTTCTCTGTACAGGTATCCGTTGGATTCACTTCTTACAAATGAGTATTGGAGTGTGAGAAGTGAGTGTTTCTCTTGGCATGTTGAAGACCATTCTCAGTGTTTGCTTACTGGGAATGATGTGTTGAAGAGTAGAGGACTTGAAAAGGATACTAGATGGATTAATGTTGGGATTATGTTGGGTTTCTTTGTGTTGTATCGTCTGCTTTGTTGGATCATTCTTGCACGAAGGGCTTCAAAAACAACAATATAA
- the LOC122723055 gene encoding uncharacterized protein LOC122723055, which yields MIVGGTGGRMSRRGRKRGRDGEGSSNEVMQVEQHSPIVISFSQEDAHGIQMPHDNALVIEAVVHNFRVRKILVDDGSKVNLLPYRVFQQIDIPEEQMVRDQAPVKGIGGAPVPVEGKVKLALTPGEAPSTRTHYAVFLVVKLPLSYNAILGRLVLYDFEVVTSIRYLTMKFPTEARVGVVRGRQEKARAVYMATVADPSLAEGKFDSEVMEVRDEKREARTEPVGELETFPLAETETDKVFSFNAGLSKEQKTEAMALIRAHASSFAWKPSDMPWIDPKVMTHKLNVSPEAKPVKQKKRVIGREKQQATREEECRSICRRYGGKESDLSTTLDKPEGSIRSTRTIQNEAEPSKMRFLHQGSKILGLHGQWKRDVQRLTGRVVALNRFMARSAEMCLPFFKKLRKVPNFEWTEDCQKAFKELKIYLSLPHVLNSPLEGEELLIYLSASKQAISAVLVRVEGREQKPVFYVSKVLKDAEKIQGIPREPSRNSDDGPTPQKILHRPETSEQAELNKIPSGAIEGERGRQSSQEFSWKLYVDGASSSGGSGARIVLIGPKGFKVCYALCLEFSASKNIAEYEALINEMLIAMEIGVTDLEINTDSQLVINQITGAYQVRDLAMQNYLAKVKAIEAELDSQGIMVRYQRIPREENEEADLLSRLSKEELEQLPNEVYIEHISTPVFDKADSVMEIEEGQNWMTPYLEYLERGKLPEDKAEARKITDRAANYQVVRGTLYRRGKSCPWLRCVGPEEATRVMKEIHQGICGAHEGAGTLANKIFKQGYYWPTVKREAGEFVGRCDVCQRFANALNIPAIPQSSISSPWPFSQWGIHILGPFPKTTGQKKFIVVAVEYFSKWPEAEAIPTITARKMVDFIWSNIICRFGIPRVLISDNGKQFDGRTFKEFTRNMGIWHKFSSVAHPQTNGQTEVTNRAILRGLKKRLDGAKKNWADEFNSILWALRTTPKTPTRETPFALAFGTEAVVSIELQVPTHRVQFNSEDTNDDKLKCNLDALAEVREGAQVRTAAYQQKAAR from the exons ATGATCGTGGGGGGtacaggaggtcggatgagcaggAGAGGGAGAAAGAGGGGCCGAGATGGGGAAGGCAGTAGCAACGAAGTCATGCAAGTAGAACAACATTCTCCAATAGTCATTTCTTTCTCTCAAGAAGATGCCCACGGCATTCAAATGCCTCATGATAATGCCCTCGTTATTGAAGCTGTTGTTCACAACTTCCGCGTTCGAAAGATCTTGGTAGATGACGGAAGCAAAGTAAACTTACTGCCTTACAGGGTCTTCCAGCAGATTGATATACCAGAGGAACAGATGGTGCGAGATCAAGCCCCGGTGAAAGGGATTGGAGGGGCCCCGGTACCTGTGGAAGGAAAAGTGAAGTTGGCCCTGACCCCAGGAGAGGCGCCCTCAACCCGGACCCACTATGCAGTATTCTTAGTGGTGAAGCTCCCTCTAAGCTACAACGCAATACTGGGAAGGCTCGTGCTGTATGATTTTGAGGTAGTAACCAGCATCAGGTATCTAACCatgaagttcccaacagaaGCGAGGGTAGGAGTAGTACGGGGACGCCAGGAAAAAGCCAGGGCAGTGTACATGGCCACTGTAGCGGATCCAAGCTTGGCAGAAGGGAAGTTCGACTCAGAAGTGATGGAAGTCCGAGATGAGAAAAGAGAGGCCAGAACGGAACCAGTAGGAGAACTGGAAACCTTCCCCTTGGCAGAGACAGAAACAGACAAGGTCTTCAGTTTCAATGCCGGTCTAAGCAAAGAGCAGAAAACCGAAGcaatggccctgatccgagctCACGCCTCAAGCTTCGCTTGGAAGCCATCCGACATGCCATGGATAGACCCCAAGGTGATGACGCACAAATTGAACGTGTCTCCCGAGGCCAAACCggtgaagcaaaagaagagagtaatAGGGAGAGAAAAGCAGCaagccaccagggaggag GAATGTCGAAGTATATGTCGACGATATGGTGGTAAAGAGTCCGACCTTTCAACAACACTTGATAAACCTGAAGGAAGTATTCGGAGTACTAGAACAAtacagaatgaggctgaacccagcaaaatgcgctttcttcatcaggggtcAAAAATTCTTGGGTTACATGGTCAGTGGAAAAG ggatgtTCAAAGACTCACCGGAAGGGTAGTGGCGCTTAACCGTTTTATGGCAAGATCGGCAGAAATGTGCCtaccattcttcaagaagttgagaaaagttcCAAATTTCGAATGGACTGAGGATTGTCAAAAAGCTTTTAAGGAGCTCAAAATCTACCTCAGTTTACCGCATGTACTCAATAGCCCACTGGAAGGGGAAGAACTTCTTATCTACTTATCAGCCTCAAAACAAGCCATCAGCGCCGTACTGGTGAGAGTAGAAGGAAGAGAGCAGAAGCCAGTATTTTACGTCAGCAAAGTACTCAAAGATGCCGAG AAAATTCAGGGTATACCTAGAGAGCCATCAAGGAATAGTGATGATGGACCAACCCCTCAAAAAATCCTCCACAGACCAGAAACGTCAG AACAAGCAGAACTTAATAAGATACCCTCAGGAGCAATAGAAGGAGAAAGGGGAAGGCAATCCTCACAAGAGTTCAGCTGGAAGTTGTATGTGGATGGAGCATCCAGCTCCGGGGGCAGCGGCGCGAGAATAGTGCTGATAGGACCTAAAGGGTTCAAGGTTTGTTACGCCCTATGCTTAGAGTTCAGTGCTTCCAAAAATATAGCAGAATACGAGGCCCTAATAAATGAGATGTTGATTGCAATGGAAATAGGGGTGACCGACCTCGAAATAAATACCGACTCCCAGTTAGTGATCAACCAGATAACAGGGGCATATCAAGTAAGAGACCTTGCCATGCAAAACTACTTGGCGAAGGTAAAGGCCATAGAGGCTGAGCTCGACAGTCAAGGGATCATGGTAAGGTACCAAAGAATACCCcgagaagaaaatgaagaggcAGACCTGCTCAGTCGATTGTCCAAGGAAGAACTGGAGCAACTCCCAAATGAGGTATACATAGAGCACATCAGCACTCCTGTCTTCGATAAAGCAGACTCCGTGATGGAGATCGAAGAAGGACAgaactggatgaccccatacctagaaTATTTAGAGAGGGGAAAACTCCCTGAGGACAAAGCCGAGGCAAGAAAAATTACAGACCGGGCAGCCAACTACCAAGTAGTAAGAGGAACCTTGTACAGGAGGGGGAAGTCTTgcccatggctccgatgtgtggGCCCGGAAGAAGCAACAAGGGTGATGAAAGAAATACATCAAGGAATCTGTGGAGCCCATGAGGGAGCAGGAACGTTGGCAAACAAAATCTTCAAGcagggatactactggcccactgtcaaACGGGAGGCTGGGGAGTTCGTTGGGAGATGTGACGTATGCCAAAGATTTGCCAATGCCCTTAATATTCCAGCCATACCCCaatccagcatatccagcccgtggccgtTCTCACAGTGGGGCATacacatcctgggaccttttccCAAGACCACGGGCCAGAAAAAATTTATAGTAGTAGCTGTGGAATATTTCTCAAAGTGGCCCGAAGCTGAGGCTATTCCCACTATCACAGCAAGGAAAATGGTAGATTTCATCTGGAGcaacatcatctgcagatttgggatACCCAGGGTACTTATATCAGACAATGGCAAGCAGTTCGACGGCAGAACCTTTAAGGAGTTCACTAGAAATATGGGCATCTGGCACAAGTTCTCCTCGGTAGCCCATCCTCAAACCAATGGCCAGACGGAGGTTACGAATCGAGCTATCCTCCGAGGATTGAAGAAGCGACTGGATGGAGCAAAGAAAAATTGGGCAGACGAGTTCAACAGTATCCTATGGGCACTCAGAACTACACCCAAAACGCCAACCAGAGAAACACCATTTGCGCTTGCGTTCGGCACCGAAGCTGTAGTTTCCATCGAGCTACAAGTCCCTACGCATCGAGTTCAGTTCAATAGCGAGGACACCAATGACGATAAGCTGAAATGCAATCTGGACGCCTTAGCAGAAGTTAGAGAAGGAGCCCAAGTTCGCACTGCTGCATACCAACAAAAGGCAGCGCGCTAA
- the LOC110608643 gene encoding hydroxyproline O-arabinosyltransferase NOD3, which yields MTGRKNMGRVSPLFLVLLSLGFFFATYNLLTLVIQYKSSNSGDGLELADPITDMPHEVKRLGKSNPRYHVALTATDAPYSQWQCRIMYYWYKKMKDMPGSDMGKFTRVLHSGKPDKLMDEIPTFVVDPLPEGLDRGYIVLNRPWAFVQWLEKATIEEEYILMAEPDHIFVNPLPNLAHGDHPAGFPFFYIKPAQHENIIRKFYPKEKGPVTNVDPIGNSPVIIKKTILEEISPTWVNISLRMKDDPETDKAFGWVLEMYAYAVASALHGVRHILRKDFMIQPPWDLKVGKRFIIHYTYGCDYNLKGELTYGKIGEWRFDKRSYLSGSPPRNLSLPPAGVPESVVRLVKMVNEATANIPGWG from the exons ATGACTGGGAGGAAAAACATGGGGCGAGTATCACCATTATTTTTGGTGCTTTTGTCACTTGGTTTTTTCTTTGCAACGTATAACTTGTTGACATTGGTAATACAATATAAGAGCTCCAATTCAGGAGATGGATTGGAGTTAGCTGACCCCATTACTGATATGCCTCATGAGGTGAAGAGATTAGGGAAGTCAAATCCCAGATACCATGTTGCCCTTACAGCTACAGATGCTCCTTATAGCCAATGGCAATGCCGGATTATGTACTATTGGTATAAGAAGATGAAAGACATGCCTGGATCAGACATGGGGAAGTTCACTCGAGTTCTGCATTCTGGAAAACCTGATAAATTGATGGATGAGATTCCCACCTTTGTTGTTGATCCTCTTCCAGAGGGCTTGGATCGA GGTTATATTGTCTTAAATCGACCATGGGCTTTTGTGCAATGGCTGGAAAAAGCAACAATTGAGGAAGA ATACATTTTAATGGCTGAGCCTGACCACATATTTGTAAATCCTTTGCCTAATTTGGCACACGGAGATCATCCTGCTGGGTTTCCATTTTTCTACATTAAACCAGCTCAACatgaaaatattattagaaAGTTTTATCCCAAGGAAAAGGGTCCTGTGACAAATGTTGATCCCATAGGGAATTCTcctgtaataataaaaaag ACCATACTGGAGGAAATTTCACCAACATGGGTAAATATTTCATTGAGAATGAAAGATGACCCAGAGACTGACAAGGCATTTGGTTGGGTGCTAGAAAT GTACGCTTATGCTGTCGCATCAGCATTGCATGGTGTTAGGCATATACTTCGGAAGGACTTTATGATACAG CCACCATGGGATTTGAAAGTTGGGAAAAGGTTTATCATTCATTACACTTATGGATGTGACTATAATTTAAAG GGAGAACTAACATATGGAAAAATTGGAGAGTGGCGATTTGACAAGAGATCCTATCTAAGTGGTTCTCCACCAAGGAACCTCTCGTTACCCCCAGCTGGAGTTCCTGAAAGTGTG GTGAGACTTGTAAAGATG
- the LOC110608809 gene encoding uncharacterized protein LOC110608809, producing MAAYDGAGNPREHILSYKTFMELQTLSDALMCKLFPTMLTGAARAWFNSLEAGSIRSFGDLASTFISRFIAGVPADRKTSYLKTVKQRRNESLREYVARFNTEALQIPELDENRAVEEMQKGTTSPEFFGSLCRKPLTSLAELIKRAEKYIRQDDALTTSRFARETADKGKALEERRLDKYERRQSRGHEA from the coding sequence ATGGCGGCGTACGATGGGGCAGGAAACCCGAGGGAACACATCCTCAGCTACAAAACTTTTATGGAGTTGCAGACcttatcggatgccttgatgtgcaagctATTCCCTACTATGCTTACAGGCGCAGCAAGAGCTTGGTTTAATAGTCTGGAGGCAGGGAGTATTAGAAGTTTTGGTGACCTAGCTAGCACCTTTATCAGCAGGTTCATCGCGGGAGTACCGGCCGATAGGAAAACTAGTTATCTGAAAACTGTCAAGCAAAGGAGGAACGAGTCCCTGCGAGAATATGTCGCGCGTTTTAATACGGAGGCCCTACAGATTCCCGAGCTGGATGAAAACAGGGCTGTAGAGGAGATGCAGAAGGGGACCACCTCCCCAGAATTTTTTGGCTCCTTGTGCAGAAAGCCGCTGACTTCATTGGCAGAGTTGATAAAGAGAGcagaaaaatacataaggcaggatgacgccttgacCACTAGTAGGTTTGCAAGGGAGACAGCAGACAAGGGAAAGGCCTTGGAAGAAAGGAGGTTGGATAAATATGAGAGAAGGCAAAGCAGGGGGCACGAGGCTTGA
- the LOC110608647 gene encoding uncharacterized protein LOC110608647, which yields MDSFNQASGFPYDPNSNTLGDAEGDPEESGILEIYVHHARNIHNICIYDNQDVYAKFSLTYNPDEIHSTRIINGGGKNPEFNEKLAIKVAQLDAVLKCEIWMLSRARNYMEDQLLGFALVPISQVAGKGKVTRDYSLSSTDFFHSPAGTVQLTLSLNTSLPLNPSAAANSSISAEVVLLDRKTSEEIVDPFEYTRVEFPDINVVAENQQMVSEYYDGLGSRPGSFLHLGASSHLPVDDYEMKINSSEENQGGFTSPIDSIQNSGFLSSTATSLSDDRNSIESIDKKGRLRTHSSNSLNVSITTETHHGSSTCPDTPTSKKGSKVREEKNSKEYEGIGQVFSSPLGNINLENEQSAMQQQIVDMYMRSMQQFTESLAKMKLPMDLDKPESEDRGDLIQSQSHSNKLELEKKQKKEGSRVFYGSRAFF from the coding sequence ATGGATTCCTTCAATCAGGCTTCTGGGTTCCCGTATGATCCAAATTCCAACACATTGGGTGATGCTGAAGGTGATCCTGAAGAGTCGGGGATTCTTGAAATATATGTTCACCATGCAAGGAATATTCACAACATATGTATCTATGATAATCAAGATGTCTATGCAAAATTCTCTCTTACTTACAACCCAGATGAGATCCACTCAACTAGAATTATCAATGGAGGTGGCAAAAACCCAGAATTCAATGAAAAACTGGCGATCAAAGTCGCCCAGCTTGATGCAGTTCTCAAGTGTGAGATTTGGATGCTTAGTAGAGCAAGAAACTACATGGAGGATCAGCTTCTAGGATTTGCTCTGGTACCCATTTCACAGGTCGCAGGCAAAGGAAAAGTGACTCGAGATTATAGCCTCTCCTCTACAGATTTCTTTCATTCTCCTGCTGGAACTGTCCAGTTGACTCTTTCTCTGAACACATCTTTGCCTTTGAATCCCTCTGCAGCTGCTAATTCTTCTATCTCAGCTGAAGTTGTGTTGCTTGACAGAAAAACATCAGAAGAAATTGTTGATCCTTTTGAGTATACGAGGGTAGAGTTTCCTGACATCAATGTTGTCGCTGAGAATCAGCAAATGGTGTCTGAGTATTATGATGGATTGGGTTCCAGGCCTGGCTCGTTTCTTCATCTTGGTGCCTCTTCTCATCTTCCCGTTGACGACTATGAGATGAAAATAAATTCCTCCGAGGAAAATCAAGGAGGTTTCACTTCTCCCATTGACAGCATACAAAATTCAGGTTTCTTGAGCTCCACCGCCACTAGCTTAAGCGATGATCGAAACTCCATCGAATCCATTGACAAAAAGGGTCGCCTACGCACTCATTCGTCAAACTCCCTCAACGTTTCGATCACCACTGAGACTCATCATGGCTCGAGTACTTGCCCTGATACTCCTACCTCGAAGAAAGGAAGTAAAGTGAGAGAAGAGAAAAACAGCAAGGAATATGAAGGAATTGGACAAGTATTTTCATCTCCATTAGGGAACATCAATCTTGAAAATGAGCAATCTGCAATGCAGCAACAAATAGTAGACATGTACATGAGGAGTATGCAGCAGTTCACTGAATCTTTAGCCAAGATGAAGCTCCCTATGGATCTTGACAAGCCTGAAAGTGAAGATCGTGGCGATTTGATCCAAAGCCAAAGCCATAGCAATAAATTAGAgctggagaagaagcagaagaaagaAGGATCCAGGGTGTTCTATGGAAGCAGAGCTTTCTTCTAA
- the LOC110606294 gene encoding AT-hook motif nuclear-localized protein 28, producing the protein MADNVCDKTNTPSRELSHTSDGSYPDQSLLKLPANSSSSSPKPRSLDKPSPDDRIQSAKEVQRKPRGRPPGSKNKPKRPSITTDESESYLKPAILEISAGSDIIEAIIGFALKNDTCITLVSATGSVSNVTFRQQTPDVPPLSLHGTFNLIGLWGSFLGSFDPKNCSSDSSSLLSPSSFGISLAGPERQVFGGIVAGKVVAASIVVVVAATFRNPTFDRLPTDHDEAVETETGVYIPATDFLTDPGMPMAFYGEDIAVPMDCQMSPDILLWDFPPRPYF; encoded by the coding sequence ATGGCTGACAATGTCTGTGACAAGACAAACACTCCCTCAAGAGAGCTTTCTCATACGTCCGATGGCTCTTACCCCGACCAAAGTCTCCTGAAACTGCCCGCAAATTCCTCGTCATCTTCTCCCAAACCTCGATCTCTTGACAAACCCTCCCCTGACGATCGTATCCAATCAGCAAAGGAGGTTCAAAGGAAGCCTAGAGGCAGACCTCCTGGCTCCAAGAACAAGCCTAAACGTCCCAGTATCACCACCGACGAAAGCGAGTCCTACCTGAAGCCAGCCATCCTAGAGATCTCCGCTGGTTCTGATATCATCGAGGCCATCATCGGCTTCGCGCTCAAGAACGATACCTGTATCACTCTCGTCAGTGCGACTGGTTCTGTTTCCAATGTCACGTTCCGACAGCAAACTCCTGACGTGCCACCTCTCTCCTTACATGGGACCTTTAACCTGATTGGACTCTGGGGTTCGTTTCTCGgttcctttgacccaaaaaactGCTCTTCTGATTCTAGCTCTTTGCTTTCTCCTAGCTCTTTTGGGATatctcttgcagggccagaaagGCAGGTGTTCGGAGGCATTGTAGCCGGAAAGGTGGTAGCTGCGAGTATTGTGGTGGTCGTAGCCGCCACCTTCCGCAACCCTACATTTGACAGGCTGCCAACCGATCATGATGAGGCTGTGGAGACTGAGACTGGTGTATATATTCCTGCAACTGATTTTTTGACTGATCCTGGGATGCCCATGGCTTTTTATGGCGAGGACATCGCAGTTCCAATGGATTGCCAGATGTCTCCTGATATTTTGCTCTGGGATTTTCCTCCTCGCCCTTACttctaa